In Saccharothrix violaceirubra, the following are encoded in one genomic region:
- the folK gene encoding 2-amino-4-hydroxy-6-hydroxymethyldihydropteridine diphosphokinase — translation MTRAVLSIGSNMGDRQGFLRQAVAGFADVLVAVSPVYETAAWGVTDQDDFLNAVLVVSAPDVDERGWLARGQALENASGRVRTVRWGPRTLDVDVVTVDGVRSDDPELLLPHPGAFERATVLVPWLDVEPDAVLPGHGRVADLVAGLDLSGVHRRDDLALRG, via the coding sequence GTGACCCGGGCCGTCCTGTCCATCGGCTCCAACATGGGCGACCGTCAGGGTTTCCTGCGCCAGGCCGTGGCCGGGTTCGCCGACGTCCTCGTGGCGGTGTCGCCGGTGTACGAGACGGCGGCGTGGGGCGTGACCGACCAGGACGACTTCCTCAACGCGGTGCTGGTCGTGTCCGCGCCGGACGTCGACGAGCGGGGTTGGCTCGCGCGTGGGCAGGCGTTGGAGAACGCGTCCGGGCGCGTTCGGACAGTGCGTTGGGGACCGCGCACGCTGGACGTCGACGTGGTCACCGTGGACGGTGTGCGTTCCGACGACCCGGAACTCCTGCTGCCGCACCCCGGTGCGTTCGAACGGGCCACGGTGCTGGTGCCATGGCTCGACGTGGAGCCCGATGCCGTGCTGCCCGGACACGGGCGCGTGGCGGATCTCGTGGCCGGACTCGACCTGTCCGGTGTGCACCGGCGGGACGACCTGGCGCTGCGGGGATGA
- the folE gene encoding GTP cyclohydrolase I FolE: MTGTEHADPATNGEVGARRVFDQKRAEAAVRELLLACGEDPDREGLRDTPARVARAYRELFAGLYTDPSEVLSKTFDESHEELVLVTDIPMFSFCEHHLLPFHGVAHVGYIPNEHGRVTGLSKLARLVDLYAKRPQVQERLTSQIADALVRRLEPRGVIVVVEAEHLCMGMRGVRKPGSRTTTSAVRGLLRSSASSRAEAIELIKGRLR; the protein is encoded by the coding sequence GTGACCGGAACAGAGCACGCCGACCCCGCCACCAACGGCGAGGTCGGCGCCCGCCGGGTGTTCGACCAGAAGCGGGCCGAGGCCGCCGTGCGCGAGCTGCTGCTCGCGTGCGGTGAGGACCCCGACCGCGAGGGCCTGCGCGACACGCCCGCCCGTGTGGCGCGGGCGTACCGCGAACTGTTCGCGGGCCTGTACACCGACCCGTCCGAGGTGCTGTCGAAGACGTTCGACGAGAGTCACGAGGAGTTGGTGCTGGTCACCGACATCCCGATGTTCTCGTTCTGCGAGCACCACCTGCTGCCGTTCCACGGCGTGGCGCACGTCGGGTACATCCCCAACGAGCACGGCCGGGTCACCGGTCTGTCCAAGCTGGCCCGCCTGGTCGACCTGTACGCCAAGCGCCCGCAGGTCCAGGAGCGGCTCACGTCGCAGATCGCCGACGCCCTGGTGCGCCGGCTCGAACCGCGCGGCGTGATCGTCGTGGTCGAGGCCGAGCACCTGTGCATGGGCATGCGCGGCGTGCGCAAGCCCGGCTCGCGCACCACCACGTCGGCCGTGCGCGGCCTGCTGCGCAGTTCGGCGTCGTCCCGTGCCGAGGCCATCGAGTTGATCAAGGGACGGTTGAGGTGA
- the folB gene encoding dihydroneopterin aldolase — MADRISLRGLRVRGRHGVFEHEKRDGQDFLVDITAWLDLSRAAATDDLRDTLHYGELAQRAAAIIGGEPYDLIETVAVKIAEEVLTDLRVRGTEVTVHKPSAPIPLTFADVSVTVRRERG, encoded by the coding sequence GTGGCTGATCGGATCTCGTTGCGCGGCCTGCGGGTCCGTGGTCGGCACGGCGTGTTCGAGCACGAGAAGCGGGACGGTCAGGACTTCCTGGTCGACATCACCGCGTGGCTCGACCTGTCGCGCGCCGCCGCCACCGACGACCTGCGCGACACGCTCCACTACGGCGAACTCGCCCAGCGCGCGGCGGCGATCATCGGCGGCGAACCGTACGACCTGATCGAGACCGTGGCCGTGAAGATCGCCGAAGAGGTGCTCACCGACCTGCGGGTGCGGGGCACCGAGGTGACCGTCCACAAGCCCTCGGCGCCGATCCCGCTGACGTTCGCGGACGTGTCGGTGACCGTGCGGCGGGAGCGCGGGTGA
- the tilS gene encoding tRNA lysidine(34) synthetase TilS → MNGPLADIRTAVRRFLAGHEPERVTVAVSGGPDSLALAAVTARLAPDARAHVVDHGLQPDSAAVAARAAQTLEGLGLPTTVTRVTVDGPGGPEAAARAARYAALRPDRGVVLLGHTRDDQAETVLLGLGRGSGPRSIAGMRAFDPPWGRPLLGVPRSATVAACAELGLDPWTDPHNADPSFTRVRLRTEVLPLLEDVLQGGVAEALARTAAQLREDCDALDDLAAAFEGDCRAVDDVDGLPTALRRRVLRRWLVGEGVPELSDSHLRRVDALVAEWRGQGGVWLPGGFVARRAHGRLQVEQQA, encoded by the coding sequence GTGAACGGCCCGCTGGCCGACATCCGCACCGCCGTCCGCCGCTTCCTGGCCGGGCACGAGCCGGAGCGCGTCACGGTCGCGGTCAGCGGCGGCCCGGACTCGCTCGCGCTGGCCGCCGTCACCGCACGCCTGGCGCCCGACGCCCGTGCGCACGTCGTCGACCACGGCCTCCAGCCCGACTCGGCCGCCGTCGCCGCCCGGGCCGCCCAAACCCTCGAAGGGCTGGGTCTGCCCACGACCGTCACCCGCGTGACGGTCGACGGACCGGGTGGACCCGAGGCTGCCGCACGGGCCGCCCGCTACGCCGCGTTGCGCCCGGACCGGGGTGTCGTGCTGCTGGGGCACACCCGCGACGACCAGGCCGAGACCGTGCTGCTGGGGCTGGGCCGGGGTTCGGGGCCGCGCAGCATCGCGGGCATGCGGGCGTTCGACCCGCCGTGGGGCCGGCCGCTGCTCGGCGTTCCCCGGTCGGCCACGGTCGCGGCGTGCGCGGAACTCGGGCTCGACCCGTGGACCGATCCGCACAACGCCGATCCGTCCTTCACCCGGGTGAGATTGCGCACCGAGGTGTTGCCACTGCTCGAAGACGTGTTGCAGGGCGGCGTGGCCGAAGCGTTGGCCCGCACGGCGGCGCAATTGCGGGAAGACTGTGACGCGTTGGACGACCTCGCGGCGGCGTTCGAGGGGGATTGCCGCGCGGTGGACGACGTGGACGGCCTGCCGACCGCGTTGCGGCGGCGGGTGCTGCGGCGTTGGCTGGTCGGCGAAGGCGTGCCCGAGTTGTCTGATTCGCACCTCAGGAGGGTCGACGCGCTGGTCGCGGAATGGCGCGGTCAGGGGGGTGTGTGGCTGCCGGGCGGCTTTGTGGCCCGGCGTGCGCATGGCAGGCTTCAGGTGGAACAGCAGGCATGA
- the ftsH gene encoding ATP-dependent zinc metalloprotease FtsH has translation MDRKRLLRNPLLWIVAVLLLYYAFSVLFDDARGYTPVKTSQALEQVREGNVKEATVEDKEQRLKLTLVDGKDFEGHNRLITQFPASSTDEIFTILDQAGNKPTVETKVSQDSFLMQMLLYLVPLGLLLLLLMWMMNNAQGGGNRVLNFGKSKAKQLSKDMPKTTFADVAGAEEAVEELHEIKDFLQNPGRYQALGAKIPKGVLLYGPPGTGKTLLARAVAGEAGVPFYSISGSDFVEMFVGVGASRVRDLFEQAKQNAPCIIFVDEIDAVGRHRGAGLGGGHDEREQTLNQLLVEMDGFDSRGGIILIAATNRPDILDPALLRPGRFDRQIPVSAPDLKGRKQILRVHAKGKPLGPDTDLDGLAKRTVGFSGADLANVINEAALLTARQNGTVITGAALEESVDRVIGGPARKSRIISEKEKKITAYHEAGHALAAWAMPDIDPVYKVTILARGRTGGHTLSVPEEDKDLMTRSEMIARLVFALGGRSAEELVFHEPTTGASNDIEQATKIARAMVTEYGMSARLGAVKYGQEQGEPFLGRTAGRQADYSLEVAHEIDEEVRELIEAAHTEAYEVLNTYRDVLDALTLELIDKETLHQKDLERIFSTVEKRPRITKFNDFGNRVPSDKPPVKTPGELARERGEPWPPVVEDRVDEAPTVPDPSATPQVVPPANGTYQPQPTHPSAGPPHYGAPPGWTPATVPGGQPAGGWQPDPAEADKRNFDADPDNRR, from the coding sequence ATGGACCGCAAGCGCCTGCTTCGCAACCCGCTGCTGTGGATCGTCGCGGTGTTGTTGCTCTACTACGCCTTCTCCGTGCTCTTCGACGACGCCCGGGGCTACACCCCGGTGAAGACGTCCCAGGCACTGGAGCAAGTCCGGGAAGGCAACGTCAAGGAAGCCACCGTCGAGGACAAGGAACAGCGGCTCAAGCTGACCCTCGTCGACGGCAAGGACTTCGAGGGCCACAACCGGCTGATCACGCAGTTCCCGGCCAGTTCGACGGACGAGATCTTCACCATCCTCGACCAGGCCGGCAACAAGCCGACCGTCGAGACCAAGGTCAGCCAGGACTCGTTCCTGATGCAGATGCTGCTGTACCTGGTCCCGCTCGGCCTGTTGCTGCTGCTGCTCATGTGGATGATGAACAACGCACAGGGCGGCGGGAACCGGGTCCTCAACTTCGGCAAGTCCAAGGCCAAGCAGCTCTCCAAGGACATGCCCAAGACGACGTTCGCCGACGTCGCCGGCGCCGAGGAGGCCGTCGAGGAACTCCACGAGATCAAGGACTTCCTCCAGAACCCCGGCCGCTACCAGGCACTCGGCGCGAAGATCCCCAAGGGTGTGCTGCTCTACGGCCCGCCCGGAACCGGCAAGACGCTGCTCGCGCGTGCCGTCGCGGGCGAGGCCGGCGTGCCGTTCTACTCGATCTCCGGCTCGGACTTCGTCGAGATGTTCGTCGGCGTCGGCGCCTCGCGCGTCCGCGACCTGTTCGAACAGGCCAAGCAGAACGCGCCGTGCATCATCTTCGTCGACGAGATCGACGCGGTCGGCCGCCACCGCGGCGCGGGCCTCGGCGGTGGTCACGACGAGCGCGAGCAGACCCTCAACCAGCTCCTGGTCGAGATGGACGGCTTCGACTCGCGCGGCGGGATCATCCTGATCGCCGCGACGAACCGCCCCGACATCCTGGACCCGGCGCTGCTGCGCCCCGGCCGGTTCGACCGGCAGATCCCGGTGTCCGCGCCCGACCTCAAGGGCCGCAAGCAGATCCTGCGCGTGCACGCCAAGGGCAAGCCGTTGGGCCCGGACACCGACCTCGACGGCCTGGCCAAGCGCACCGTCGGGTTCTCCGGCGCCGACCTGGCCAACGTGATCAACGAGGCCGCGCTGCTCACCGCCCGCCAGAACGGCACGGTCATCACCGGCGCCGCGCTGGAGGAGTCCGTCGACCGCGTGATCGGCGGTCCGGCCCGCAAGAGCCGGATCATCTCCGAGAAGGAGAAGAAGATCACCGCGTACCACGAGGCCGGGCACGCCCTGGCCGCGTGGGCGATGCCGGACATCGACCCGGTGTACAAGGTCACGATCCTGGCCCGCGGCCGGACGGGCGGTCACACGCTCTCCGTGCCCGAGGAGGACAAGGACCTGATGACCCGGTCGGAGATGATCGCCCGGCTGGTGTTCGCACTGGGCGGCCGGTCCGCCGAGGAACTGGTCTTCCACGAGCCCACCACGGGCGCGTCCAACGACATCGAGCAGGCGACCAAGATCGCCCGCGCGATGGTCACCGAGTACGGCATGTCCGCGCGCCTGGGCGCCGTCAAGTACGGCCAGGAGCAGGGCGAGCCGTTCCTCGGCCGCACGGCCGGCCGGCAGGCCGACTACTCGCTCGAGGTCGCGCACGAGATCGACGAGGAAGTGCGCGAACTCATCGAGGCCGCGCACACCGAGGCGTACGAGGTGCTCAACACCTACCGCGACGTGCTCGACGCGTTGACGCTGGAGCTGATCGACAAGGAGACCCTGCACCAGAAGGACCTGGAGCGGATCTTCTCCACCGTCGAGAAGCGGCCCCGGATCACCAAGTTCAACGACTTCGGCAACCGCGTCCCGTCGGACAAGCCGCCGGTCAAGACGCCCGGCGAGCTGGCCCGCGAACGCGGCGAGCCGTGGCCGCCGGTCGTCGAGGACCGGGTCGACGAGGCGCCGACGGTGCCCGACCCGTCCGCCACGCCGCAGGTCGTGCCGCCCGCCAACGGCACCTACCAGCCGCAGCCGACGCACCCGTCCGCCGGACCGCCGCACTACGGCGCACCCCCCGGCTGGACCCCGGCCACCGTCCCCGGCGGCCAGCCCGCCGGCGGGTGGCAGCCGGACCCGGCCGAGGCGGACAAGCGCAACTTCGACGCGGACCCGGACAACCGCAGGTGA
- the folP gene encoding dihydropteroate synthase has product MGVVNVTPDSFSDGGRYLDVDDAIAHGVALFRRGADVIDVGGESTRPGAGRVSPSVEAERVAPVIRSLAAEGVPVSVDTTRSEVALAALEAGATIVNDVSGGLADPRMASVVADAGVPYVLMHWRGHSREMDRLAAYDDVVKDVREELAARVDAALAAGVRPELIVLDPGLGFAKTAEHNWQLLHRLDELMSLGHPVLVGASRKRFLGALLGGREPDGREDATAAVSTLAAYLGVWGVRVHDVERTLDAVAVARAWRTGRG; this is encoded by the coding sequence ATGGGCGTGGTCAACGTCACCCCGGACTCGTTCTCCGACGGCGGTCGCTACCTCGACGTGGACGACGCGATCGCACACGGCGTCGCGTTGTTCCGCCGCGGCGCCGACGTGATCGACGTCGGCGGCGAGTCGACCCGGCCCGGCGCCGGCCGCGTGTCGCCGTCGGTCGAGGCCGAGCGCGTCGCACCGGTGATCAGGTCCCTGGCCGCCGAGGGTGTGCCGGTCAGCGTGGACACCACGCGGTCCGAGGTCGCCCTGGCCGCGCTGGAGGCCGGTGCCACGATCGTCAACGACGTGTCCGGCGGGCTCGCCGATCCCCGGATGGCGTCCGTCGTCGCCGACGCCGGTGTGCCTTACGTGCTCATGCACTGGCGTGGGCACAGCCGGGAGATGGACCGGCTCGCCGCGTACGACGACGTGGTCAAGGACGTGCGCGAGGAACTCGCCGCCCGCGTCGACGCCGCGCTGGCGGCCGGCGTCCGGCCGGAACTGATCGTGCTCGACCCGGGACTCGGTTTCGCCAAGACCGCCGAGCACAACTGGCAACTGCTGCACCGGCTCGACGAGCTGATGTCGTTGGGACACCCTGTGCTCGTCGGCGCGTCCCGCAAGCGGTTCCTCGGTGCACTGCTCGGCGGACGCGAACCGGACGGCCGGGAAGACGCCACGGCCGCCGTGTCCACTCTTGCGGCTTATCTCGGCGTGTGGGGCGTGCGGGTGCACGACGTGGAGCGGACCCTTGACGCCGTTGCCGTCGCACGGGCTTGGAGGACCGGCCGTGGCTGA
- the hpt gene encoding hypoxanthine phosphoribosyltransferase, producing MYDGDISSVLITEQEIGDKVAELARKVAADYPAEDGNDLVLITVLKGAVMFTTDLARALPVPVQLEFMAVSSYGSATSSSGVVRILKDLDRDIADRDVIIVEDIIDSGLTLSWLLKNLASRRPRSLEVCTLLRKPDAVKVDVPVKYVGFEIPNEFVVGYGLDYAERYRDLPYIGKLDPKVYS from the coding sequence GTGTACGACGGCGACATCAGCTCCGTGCTCATCACCGAACAGGAGATCGGCGACAAGGTCGCGGAACTGGCCCGCAAGGTCGCGGCCGACTACCCGGCCGAGGACGGGAACGACCTCGTCCTGATCACCGTCCTCAAGGGCGCGGTCATGTTCACGACCGACCTCGCCCGCGCGCTGCCCGTCCCGGTGCAGCTCGAGTTCATGGCCGTCAGCTCCTACGGCTCCGCGACCTCGTCCTCGGGCGTGGTGCGGATCCTCAAGGACCTCGACCGCGACATCGCCGACCGCGACGTGATCATCGTCGAGGACATCATCGACTCGGGTCTGACCCTGTCGTGGCTGCTCAAGAACCTGGCGTCGCGCCGGCCGCGCTCGCTGGAGGTCTGCACGCTGCTGCGCAAGCCGGACGCGGTCAAGGTCGACGTGCCGGTCAAGTACGTGGGCTTCGAGATCCCCAACGAGTTCGTCGTCGGCTACGGCCTCGACTACGCCGAGCGCTACCGGGACCTGCCCTACATCGGCAAGCTGGACCCGAAGGTCTACTCCTAG
- a CDS encoding DUF3180 domain-containing protein produces the protein MRFTRPRDLLAVALLAGLVAHALLNWVYDTLPPLPTFAGFTLLVIAATDLALAFPLRARIRRVPGTRPVAPLTAARAVVLAKASSVLGAMMGGAWAGALLYVLPVREEFDAAGHDVVSALVGLGCAAALVGAGLWLEHCCKTPDDSRGES, from the coding sequence GTGAGGTTCACCAGGCCCCGCGACCTGCTCGCCGTCGCCCTGCTCGCCGGTCTTGTCGCGCACGCGTTGTTGAACTGGGTGTACGACACGTTGCCGCCCCTGCCCACGTTCGCCGGGTTCACCCTGCTGGTGATCGCCGCGACGGACCTGGCGCTGGCGTTCCCGCTGCGGGCCCGGATCCGCCGGGTGCCGGGTACCCGACCCGTGGCACCGTTGACGGCCGCACGCGCGGTGGTGCTGGCCAAGGCGTCGTCGGTGCTGGGCGCGATGATGGGCGGCGCGTGGGCCGGGGCGTTGCTCTACGTGCTGCCCGTGCGCGAGGAGTTCGACGCCGCCGGGCACGACGTTGTGAGCGCGCTGGTCGGCCTGGGCTGCGCCGCGGCCCTCGTGGGTGCGGGGCTGTGGTTGGAGCACTGCTGCAAGACACCCGATGACTCACGCGGTGAGAGCTGA
- a CDS encoding substrate-binding and VWA domain-containing protein produces the protein MTARTPSRVRRVVLPLVALVGIVAAAGVTVVALRLTDGEDCTGTLSLKVAVAPGAEGVVRGAAEDYQADQPVVEHRCVQVQVEARSAPDVANELPTAQINPPALWIPDSTMWAEQTKRQAGEHGADAPTLELGPSLATSPLVVAGSAKAVGALGDSVSWAGLIDPKARATLTDPTTSTEGLAALAIVRGLLGNPDGTPKPELIGALMRVGRNALPSVRDAFTKITQGSGDDAPVFATTEQSVLDANRVAGSRKVVAAYPKEGTLAFDYPVVRVGRAGEPAGTAQAAEDFERHLRTGRTLQRFAEAGFRTTDGKAPQGWKTDREGVRGEDVSLLTRPDADQVAELLRTWGAVSLDTRMLTLLDVSGSMAEPMEGSRETRIGAARDAALTALAMLPDTSEVGLWAFGRNKRPPDDWIELISTGPLGETVAGTTRRARLQTSAGGLATLVGGGTALNDTVLAAYREARRTFDPMKINSVALITDGSDDDISSIDLPTLLSTLREEADPARPVPMFLVGLGADADLDALRQIAEATGGKAYQALKGEDIRTVLLDAISQRRCRPNC, from the coding sequence ATGACCGCACGCACCCCGAGTCGCGTCCGTCGCGTCGTCCTCCCCCTCGTGGCCCTCGTCGGCATCGTCGCGGCGGCCGGTGTCACGGTCGTCGCGCTGCGCCTCACCGACGGCGAGGACTGCACCGGCACCCTCTCGCTGAAGGTCGCCGTCGCGCCCGGCGCCGAGGGGGTCGTGCGCGGCGCGGCCGAGGACTACCAGGCCGACCAGCCCGTGGTCGAGCACCGGTGCGTGCAGGTCCAGGTCGAGGCGCGCAGCGCGCCGGACGTGGCGAACGAGCTGCCGACCGCCCAGATCAACCCGCCCGCGCTGTGGATACCCGATTCGACCATGTGGGCCGAGCAGACCAAGCGGCAGGCCGGCGAGCACGGCGCGGACGCGCCCACCCTGGAACTCGGGCCGTCGCTGGCGACCTCGCCGTTGGTCGTCGCCGGGTCGGCGAAGGCCGTCGGCGCGCTGGGCGACTCGGTGAGCTGGGCCGGCCTGATCGACCCGAAGGCCCGTGCCACGCTCACCGACCCCACGACGTCCACCGAGGGACTGGCCGCGCTCGCGATCGTGCGCGGGTTGCTGGGCAACCCGGACGGCACGCCCAAGCCGGAGCTGATCGGCGCCCTGATGCGGGTCGGCCGCAACGCGCTGCCGTCCGTGCGCGACGCGTTCACCAAGATCACCCAGGGCAGCGGCGACGACGCGCCGGTGTTCGCCACGACCGAGCAGTCCGTGCTCGACGCCAACCGCGTCGCGGGCAGCCGCAAGGTCGTCGCCGCCTACCCGAAGGAGGGCACGCTCGCGTTCGACTACCCGGTGGTCCGGGTCGGTCGCGCGGGCGAACCCGCCGGGACGGCGCAGGCGGCCGAGGACTTCGAGCGGCACCTGCGCACCGGCCGGACCCTCCAGCGGTTCGCCGAGGCGGGGTTCCGCACCACCGACGGCAAGGCGCCGCAGGGGTGGAAGACCGATCGCGAGGGCGTGCGCGGCGAGGACGTGTCGCTGCTGACCAGGCCGGACGCCGACCAGGTCGCCGAACTGCTGCGCACGTGGGGCGCGGTGTCGCTGGACACCAGGATGCTCACGCTGCTGGACGTGTCCGGCTCGATGGCCGAACCGATGGAGGGCAGCCGCGAGACCCGGATCGGCGCGGCGCGCGACGCCGCGCTCACCGCGTTGGCGATGCTGCCCGACACGTCCGAGGTCGGGCTTTGGGCGTTCGGGCGCAACAAGCGCCCGCCGGACGACTGGATCGAGCTGATCTCCACCGGTCCGCTGGGCGAGACCGTGGCGGGCACGACCCGGCGGGCCCGGTTGCAGACCAGCGCGGGCGGGCTGGCCACGCTGGTCGGCGGCGGCACCGCGTTGAACGACACGGTGCTCGCCGCCTACCGCGAGGCCCGGCGGACGTTCGACCCGATGAAGATCAACTCGGTGGCGCTGATCACCGACGGCAGCGACGACGACATCTCGTCGATCGACCTGCCCACGCTGCTCTCGACGCTGCGCGAGGAGGCGGACCCGGCACGGCCGGTGCCCATGTTCCTGGTGGGCCTGGGCGCGGACGCCGACCTGGACGCGTTGCGGCAGATCGCCGAGGCGACCGGCGGCAAGGCGTACCAGGCCCTCAAGGGCGAGGACATCCGGACCGTGCTGCTCGACGCGATCTCGCAGCGCCGCTGCCGGCCGAACTGCTAG